In Chryseobacterium camelliae, one DNA window encodes the following:
- a CDS encoding calcineurin-like phosphoesterase family protein, whose amino-acid sequence MNKRFLMPCLLISALAFSQASVSGYVYEDGNKNQKKENRERGIEGVAVSNGVQVILTDKNGRYSLPVQDGQTIFVIKPSGYMTPVNINNLPQYYYQYKPKGSPADFKYKGSAPTGELPKELNFGLYRQNESKNFDILVFGDPQPHSEKELDYFRRAIVNEVKGTRKNAVFGISLGDLVWDNLGLQKPYADVMKEVGLPWYNVIGNHDMNYEAKEDSLSDETFESNFGPANYSFNYGNVHFIVLDNILYPDPRDGKGYWGGFREDQLKFVENDLKLVDKNKLIVVSFHIPLEKTREENFRNSDRQKLFDYLAPFKNALLLSAHTHIQQQLFYGKETGWNGSRDLHEYNAGTTCGDWWSGTSDDLGLPTATMRDGTAKGYSFISFNDNEYKIKYKTAGKPEDYQVNLYVPKVIPFPSRTSAKILANFFMGSRKDKVEYRIDGNQWEVMQYDETVDPSFAMSVFKWDVTPNIFPGRRPSNPEMSKHIWTGDFPKKLSLGKHKVEVRATDMFGNPFTASEEFEVQNPILIP is encoded by the coding sequence ATGAATAAACGATTTTTAATGCCTTGTCTGCTGATCTCTGCGCTGGCATTCTCACAGGCTTCCGTTTCAGGATATGTATATGAGGACGGGAACAAAAACCAGAAGAAAGAAAACCGTGAAAGAGGAATTGAAGGAGTAGCCGTTTCCAATGGGGTTCAGGTCATATTAACCGATAAAAACGGAAGGTATAGCTTACCGGTTCAGGATGGACAGACCATCTTTGTCATTAAACCTTCCGGATATATGACGCCTGTCAATATCAATAATCTTCCTCAATATTACTACCAGTATAAGCCGAAAGGTTCACCGGCCGACTTTAAATATAAAGGTTCCGCACCAACAGGGGAGCTTCCTAAGGAGCTGAACTTCGGCCTCTACAGACAGAACGAAAGCAAAAATTTCGATATCCTCGTATTCGGGGATCCTCAACCGCACAGTGAGAAAGAGCTGGATTATTTCAGGAGAGCCATTGTAAACGAAGTTAAAGGTACCAGGAAAAATGCGGTGTTCGGAATCAGCCTGGGAGATTTGGTGTGGGACAATCTAGGGCTGCAGAAGCCTTATGCGGATGTGATGAAAGAAGTGGGCCTTCCGTGGTATAATGTGATAGGGAACCACGATATGAATTACGAGGCCAAGGAAGATTCGCTTTCGGATGAAACGTTTGAATCTAACTTCGGTCCGGCCAACTATTCTTTCAATTACGGAAACGTCCACTTCATTGTCCTGGATAACATCCTGTACCCGGACCCGAGAGATGGGAAAGGATATTGGGGAGGCTTTCGCGAAGACCAACTGAAATTTGTTGAGAACGATCTGAAACTGGTGGATAAGAACAAACTGATCGTTGTTTCTTTCCATATTCCTTTGGAAAAGACCAGAGAAGAGAATTTCAGGAATTCTGACCGGCAGAAACTATTCGATTACCTGGCTCCGTTTAAAAATGCCTTATTGCTTTCTGCACATACCCATATTCAGCAGCAACTTTTTTATGGAAAGGAAACCGGGTGGAACGGGTCCAGAGACCTTCATGAATACAATGCAGGAACTACCTGTGGCGACTGGTGGTCCGGAACTTCTGATGACCTTGGGTTGCCGACAGCAACCATGAGGGATGGTACAGCGAAGGGCTATTCTTTCATCAGCTTTAACGATAACGAATATAAGATCAAATATAAAACGGCAGGAAAACCGGAAGATTACCAGGTTAATCTGTATGTTCCTAAAGTGATTCCGTTTCCTTCGAGAACATCGGCAAAAATCCTGGCGAATTTCTTCATGGGAAGCAGAAAGGACAAAGTAGAATACAGGATAGACGGAAATCAATGGGAAGTAATGCAGTATGATGAAACCGTGGACCCAAGCTTTGCCATGTCAGTTTTCAAATGGGATGTTACACCGAATATTTTCCCGGGAAGAAGGCCCTCCAATCCGGAAATGTCAAAACATATCTGGACAGGGGACTTCCCTAAGAAACTCTCTTTAGGGAAACATAAAGTTGAGGTAAGGGCAACAGATATGTTCGGCAACCCGTTTACTGCTTCAGAAGAATTCGAGGTTCAGAACCCGATTCTCATTCCTTAA
- the prmA gene encoding 50S ribosomal protein L11 methyltransferase, producing the protein MQNYLEFSFKISPLQPWNEILMAELIEIGFDSFTEEIDGILGYVQKEIFNEEELKALPLFENENVQIEYTFQEMPNINWNEEWEKNFEPINIDDKVLIRAEFHESVPGMHEIIIQPKMSFGTGHHPTTHLMIQQMMEMDFKGKKVLDMGCGTSVLAIYAKQIGAGDTKAIDIDEWSVENSKENAVRNGVELDIELGTADNLGKEHFDIILANINRNILISDIPTYVNVLNEGGLLLLSGLCFFDVADILEVCKENGLELMKQLQREEWVSLLLRK; encoded by the coding sequence ATGCAAAATTACTTAGAATTCAGTTTCAAAATTTCCCCGCTTCAGCCCTGGAATGAAATCCTTATGGCAGAACTTATCGAAATAGGCTTTGACAGCTTTACGGAAGAGATCGACGGAATTTTGGGATATGTTCAGAAAGAAATATTCAATGAAGAAGAACTAAAGGCCCTGCCTCTTTTTGAAAACGAAAATGTACAGATAGAATATACTTTCCAGGAAATGCCGAATATCAACTGGAATGAAGAATGGGAAAAGAACTTCGAGCCCATCAATATTGATGATAAAGTATTGATCCGGGCGGAATTCCATGAATCCGTTCCCGGAATGCATGAAATCATCATCCAGCCGAAAATGTCTTTCGGAACAGGGCATCATCCTACGACCCACCTGATGATCCAGCAGATGATGGAGATGGATTTTAAAGGAAAGAAAGTATTGGACATGGGTTGCGGAACTTCCGTGCTGGCTATTTATGCCAAGCAGATCGGAGCCGGCGATACAAAGGCTATCGACATTGATGAATGGTCGGTAGAAAATTCAAAGGAAAATGCAGTACGGAATGGAGTAGAACTCGATATTGAACTCGGTACGGCGGATAATCTGGGTAAAGAGCACTTTGATATCATTCTGGCTAATATCAACCGGAACATCCTGATTTCCGATATTCCTACTTATGTCAATGTCCTCAACGAAGGCGGTCTGCTGTTGCTTTCAGGACTGTGTTTCTTTGATGTGGCTGATATCCTGGAAGTCTGCAAAGAAAACGGGCTGGAACTTATGAAACAGCTTCAGCGGGAAGAATGGGTAAGTTTGCTGCTGAGAAAATAA
- a CDS encoding 3-ketoacyl-ACP reductase: MNLKGKNAIVTGGGRGLGKAVAVALAHEGVNIGITGRNEDNLKNTVEEIAKLGVNATYAVFSIDDEQAVHKGIASLAETLGSIDILVNNAGIGDFGSIEEMPSETWGQVIKTNLFGVYYAAKAVYPFMKEKGQGDIVNVASTAGLKGGPNMSAYAASKAAVVSLSQSMMAEWRKQNIRVITLTPSTIASDMSIQGGLTDGNPEKVLQPEDFAEWVRDILKMNRRALIANGSIFSTNP, encoded by the coding sequence ATGAACTTAAAAGGTAAAAATGCCATTGTTACCGGTGGCGGAAGAGGGCTTGGAAAAGCGGTTGCGGTTGCACTGGCTCATGAAGGAGTGAATATAGGGATTACCGGAAGAAATGAAGATAATCTTAAAAATACGGTGGAGGAGATTGCCAAGTTGGGTGTAAATGCTACCTATGCTGTTTTCAGCATCGATGATGAGCAGGCTGTCCATAAAGGAATTGCTAGTCTGGCTGAAACCCTTGGAAGCATCGATATTCTGGTAAATAATGCGGGGATCGGAGATTTCGGCAGTATAGAGGAAATGCCTTCCGAAACCTGGGGACAGGTGATCAAAACCAATCTTTTCGGAGTATATTATGCTGCGAAAGCTGTCTATCCTTTCATGAAGGAAAAAGGACAGGGAGACATTGTGAACGTAGCTTCAACGGCCGGACTTAAAGGTGGACCGAATATGTCTGCATATGCTGCTTCCAAAGCTGCAGTAGTATCACTGTCTCAGTCGATGATGGCAGAATGGAGAAAACAGAACATCCGTGTCATCACTCTTACGCCGAGTACCATTGCATCGGATATGAGCATCCAGGGAGGCCTTACGGACGGAAATCCGGAAAAAGTGCTCCAGCCGGAAGACTTTGCAGAATGGGTGAGGGATATTCTGAAAATGAACAGGAGGGCTCTGATTGCCAATGGTTCCATTTTCTCAACCAATCCATAA
- a CDS encoding SusD/RagB family nutrient-binding outer membrane lipoprotein, with product MKKLLFNIVLIAGIAFTSVSCDRSLDEVNVDSSRISDPIAAKLLVPIQYNLASLNYMRANDFTFDIMQVSLDFPNEGNSLSRYYITENTGAGFWNNSYKWLMQIQDMKRAAERDNDPNYLAISMVLNAWIYSNLTDTYGDVPFSEASKLDDGISQPKFDRQKDIYIKLLDDLKVANALFVTTKPLNGSDLFYKAETDANGILNWKKFCNSLSLRLLTRILSKNGEVNVYQRIQEIVSDPTTYPLFQSNNDTAKLDISGVSPLLPPITRPQDFTTGRAASEFFVETLKSNNDPRMSMFFSQAKNLSNVNIGYKGAPSGYQFGTVFNYQPSNMNQNLAKASLKILIYPYAELQFILSELAFKGIIQGSAQTYYENGVKAIIEQWGATVPANYFSNTNVAYNGTLQRIMLQKYVALFFVDQQQWFEKRRTGFPVLPNNGGLLNNGNLPQRLMYPPNPKILNTDSYQNAVQQMGGDDINIKVWWNK from the coding sequence ATGAAAAAGTTATTATTCAATATAGTTTTGATCGCAGGTATCGCATTCACTTCAGTTTCCTGTGACAGAAGCCTGGATGAGGTAAATGTGGATTCCAGCAGGATCAGTGATCCGATTGCGGCTAAATTACTGGTTCCGATACAGTATAACCTGGCTTCACTCAATTATATGAGAGCCAATGATTTTACTTTTGATATCATGCAGGTTTCCCTTGACTTCCCCAATGAAGGGAACTCTTTAAGCCGTTATTATATCACTGAGAATACCGGTGCAGGATTCTGGAACAACAGCTACAAATGGCTGATGCAGATCCAGGATATGAAACGCGCGGCTGAAAGGGATAATGATCCTAATTACCTGGCTATTTCTATGGTGCTCAATGCGTGGATTTATTCCAACCTTACAGATACGTATGGAGATGTACCTTTTTCTGAAGCGTCAAAGCTGGATGACGGCATATCGCAGCCTAAATTTGACCGCCAGAAGGATATTTATATAAAACTGCTGGATGACCTTAAAGTAGCCAATGCACTTTTTGTGACCACAAAACCATTGAACGGCAGCGACCTTTTCTATAAAGCTGAAACGGATGCCAACGGAATCCTGAACTGGAAAAAATTCTGCAACTCTCTTTCATTAAGATTGCTGACAAGGATCCTCAGTAAAAATGGGGAGGTCAACGTATATCAGAGGATTCAGGAAATTGTAAGCGATCCTACCACTTATCCTTTGTTCCAAAGCAATAATGATACGGCAAAACTGGATATTTCGGGAGTTTCCCCCTTGCTTCCGCCTATCACCAGGCCGCAGGATTTTACGACCGGAAGAGCAGCTTCAGAATTCTTTGTAGAGACGCTGAAGTCAAACAATGACCCTCGTATGTCTATGTTTTTCTCTCAGGCCAAAAACCTGAGTAATGTCAATATCGGTTATAAAGGAGCTCCTTCCGGCTATCAGTTCGGGACGGTATTCAATTACCAGCCTTCAAACATGAACCAGAATTTAGCCAAAGCATCGCTCAAAATCCTGATCTATCCGTATGCGGAACTCCAGTTTATCCTTTCAGAGCTTGCCTTCAAAGGAATTATTCAGGGAAGCGCACAGACGTATTATGAAAACGGAGTGAAAGCGATCATTGAACAGTGGGGAGCAACCGTTCCTGCCAATTATTTTTCCAATACCAATGTTGCTTACAATGGTACCCTGCAAAGAATCATGCTCCAGAAATATGTGGCGCTGTTTTTTGTAGACCAGCAGCAGTGGTTTGAGAAAAGAAGGACGGGATTTCCGGTATTGCCTAATAACGGAGGTTTACTGAACAACGGAAACCTTCCGCAAAGGCTCATGTATCCTCCGAATCCTAAAATCCTGAATACGGACAGCTACCAGAATGCTGTACAGCAGATGGGAGGAGATGATATCAACATCAAAGTGTGGTGGAACAAATAA
- a CDS encoding T9SS type A sorting domain-containing protein gives MKNYRIQIKLFTGLLFLHAISASGQLTASGVQLWQKVKENSRDAAQCSDGNILNFHCGLPDNQLSDYIKHSRNKSHTLTVVYASKEDEVIWYNDGEKITLANNQFKKAYKDKNIELKKKPSFFSFASNADSKAAGSDSVNIRLANNNVYEMIFIPRKAKAMELNKIHSYLSIKYGISLEKGKYYASDGKVIWDPEMHKGYQFRVTGLGRDENNELYQKQSSNQEDSFLTIGLNDIKKINVENGSPIDNYNFVIWSDDNKAIYLKSEGNFDILERNWEINFIGNTIPRENYQVRIDKEKINPRALPVEYWMFVKKENGETLKITGKEENDYITFSKVEFMNAFDSGSNVYFTFGTSPLKNHRGKDDGIQPLAGVKASDNDFSSMINMINLYPNPVKKDQNFTLTFPSMEDLSVSVYDAGGRLIILDKVDRNARSYANHMASQGSYLIILTHNGKILKTFKLIVD, from the coding sequence ATGAAAAATTATCGTATTCAAATTAAACTCTTTACCGGTTTATTATTTTTACATGCTATATCAGCATCTGGTCAGCTCACTGCCTCAGGCGTACAGTTATGGCAAAAAGTAAAGGAAAATTCCCGCGATGCAGCACAATGCAGTGACGGAAATATTCTGAACTTCCATTGCGGACTACCGGATAACCAGCTCAGTGACTACATAAAGCACAGCAGGAATAAAAGTCACACCCTTACTGTAGTCTATGCCTCTAAAGAAGATGAGGTGATATGGTATAACGACGGTGAAAAAATCACTTTAGCAAATAATCAATTTAAAAAAGCATACAAGGATAAAAATATTGAGCTTAAGAAAAAGCCAAGCTTTTTTTCCTTTGCATCGAATGCCGACTCAAAAGCGGCCGGATCAGATAGTGTGAATATACGGTTAGCCAATAATAATGTATATGAAATGATCTTTATTCCCCGTAAAGCTAAAGCGATGGAATTAAATAAAATACATTCTTATCTCTCTATTAAATATGGAATCTCACTTGAAAAAGGCAAATACTATGCAAGTGACGGGAAAGTGATCTGGGATCCGGAAATGCACAAGGGATATCAATTCAGGGTTACCGGATTAGGTAGGGATGAAAATAATGAACTGTATCAAAAGCAGTCCTCTAACCAGGAAGATTCTTTTTTGACCATCGGACTGAATGATATAAAAAAGATCAATGTAGAAAATGGTTCTCCAATAGACAATTATAATTTTGTTATCTGGTCAGATGATAATAAGGCTATCTATTTAAAAAGCGAAGGAAACTTCGATATTTTAGAGCGGAATTGGGAAATCAATTTTATAGGGAATACAATTCCCAGAGAGAATTACCAGGTCAGGATCGATAAGGAAAAAATTAATCCGCGTGCTCTACCTGTTGAATATTGGATGTTTGTAAAAAAAGAAAATGGGGAAACTTTAAAGATAACAGGAAAGGAAGAAAACGATTATATAACATTCAGCAAAGTTGAATTTATGAATGCTTTTGACTCCGGGAGTAATGTATATTTTACTTTTGGAACAAGCCCGTTAAAAAATCATAGGGGTAAAGATGACGGTATACAACCATTAGCCGGAGTTAAAGCTTCAGACAACGACTTTTCATCAATGATCAATATGATCAATCTCTATCCAAATCCGGTTAAAAAAGACCAGAACTTCACTCTGACATTCCCATCTATGGAAGACCTTTCCGTATCGGTATATGATGCAGGAGGAAGGCTGATCATTTTAGATAAAGTGGACAGGAATGCGCGGTCTTACGCAAATCATATGGCGAGCCAGGGATCGTATCTGATTATTCTTACCCACAACGGGAAAATCCTTAAAACATTTAAACTCATCGTAGACTAA
- a CDS encoding SH3 domain-containing protein, with protein sequence MKSLFTFMLIGLVQVISAQEQEYAYSNGVFNFEDNKTQKVFTEWARVRQSPDVRAQVSDSLQTNQQVLVLQKGTSALQLGERAAYWYKVSYQKDGVVKEGYIWGGNLAIGYRNKDGYDFLFGISKTIDKADKKFNQVYKQNIATVKAMQGNHLVSEVTFDTGSAESLSYATFTIESNHKLKEVLFTLKASVSGEACGIPGYDQYILFKDQKLIALPQLMNVGDADVYYHDEKFIFPNDKGGVPNAFILKMDEMERDDQDREKKKKSLKTYVWDGNTYTLK encoded by the coding sequence ATGAAATCTTTATTCACTTTTATGCTGATAGGCCTGGTGCAGGTAATTTCCGCTCAGGAACAGGAATATGCCTATTCTAACGGAGTCTTTAATTTTGAAGACAACAAAACCCAGAAAGTCTTTACAGAATGGGCACGTGTGCGTCAATCGCCGGATGTCAGGGCTCAGGTGTCAGATTCCCTGCAAACCAATCAGCAGGTTTTAGTTCTTCAAAAAGGAACTTCTGCACTTCAGCTGGGAGAAAGGGCAGCTTACTGGTACAAGGTATCCTATCAGAAAGACGGTGTAGTAAAGGAAGGATACATTTGGGGTGGAAACCTGGCCATAGGTTACCGCAACAAAGACGGATATGATTTTCTCTTCGGGATTTCCAAAACCATTGACAAGGCGGATAAAAAATTCAATCAGGTGTACAAACAGAATATTGCTACAGTCAAAGCCATGCAGGGTAACCACCTGGTCAGCGAGGTAACCTTCGATACCGGTTCTGCTGAAAGCCTGAGTTATGCTACTTTCACTATTGAAAGCAATCACAAACTCAAAGAGGTACTGTTTACACTTAAAGCTTCCGTTTCCGGGGAAGCGTGCGGTATTCCGGGCTATGACCAGTATATCCTCTTCAAAGATCAGAAGCTCATTGCACTTCCTCAGCTGATGAATGTAGGGGATGCCGATGTATATTATCATGATGAAAAATTTATTTTCCCCAATGATAAGGGCGGTGTTCCCAATGCTTTTATCCTGAAAATGGATGAAATGGAGCGGGATGACCAGGACCGGGAAAAGAAGAAGAAATCTTTGAAGACCTACGTTTGGGATGGCAATACTTATACGCTGAAATAA
- a CDS encoding SusC/RagA family TonB-linked outer membrane protein, which translates to MRKETHKLLVLSLLGLVSVNLSAQQKIKKDTIKNIDEVVVTALGIKRNDKSLGYVAEKINSEEILRTQNNNWAQSLEGKVAGLKIQTAGAGPLGSALIKLRGDISMNMDQNNALIVVDGVPLNGTTTGTGFSAYGAGSKADLPIDYGNGLNTINPDDIESVTVLKGSTAAALYGSRGAGGAIMITTKSGKTKKGKIQITLNSYSSYDTVLKWPDYQYEYGQGTMQKDASGNYYYSYGASADGVNTGSTSSAFGPKFAGQSYFQYDPTVEGQSLQRQLWRPYKDNIKGFWQTGTTFSNNVALESSNENTSFRTSLTYLKNEWMMPNTGFDRLNAALSFDHKLNEKLKVGVKFNYSKTSSDNLPATGYSNQSISYFMIFQNPNVDLAWYSPIWKKDKYQIDQIHPFSSYIDNPYLIAYEMLNGVDKHFITGNVNLNYKFTKNFEVMLRSGLELTNEERTQRRPWSSANYLQGMYREQHIKQMDMNNDILFTYKNKFKDFDFSASAGGNIRYLEYTMGDYMADGLLRPGVYTLPNGIANINKIAAPGDRQVNSTYGLVNISYKNRVFLDLTARNDWSSTLPKENRSYFYPSAATSVILSDIFNLASNNFNYWKLRASWSRVGNDTNPYMLVKYYNNSNFNGSVESPSLYPNPNLKPEMLTNMEAGMDFSLVKNRINYSITAYQNNNKNQIIRIPALWETGYSSRVINAGEIRNRGLEMTLNTYPVKNKNFSWSVNANWSMNRNKILSLPEEFQGEPYIMGSVGGVVYYNAVVGGSLGDMYGYGLMYSPDGQVVFGSDGLTAKPTKTKKIGNAYPKWRAGIQNEFRYKNFTLSFSFDGQYKGIGYSQSHHKMTEQGKLTHTLIGRDNPGGLIVGEGVVQNADGSYSPNTKGIPVSTYYADYYRRANVETNSFDTSFVKLRDARISYSFPKSVTEQLKITDLTLALFGRNLWMWTKFPLFDPEVATLNDSQITPGVEIGQLPTARTVGIQLNVKF; encoded by the coding sequence ATGCGTAAAGAGACACACAAGCTGTTGGTTTTATCGCTGTTAGGATTGGTCAGCGTCAATCTTTCGGCTCAGCAAAAAATTAAAAAAGACACCATCAAAAACATTGATGAAGTAGTAGTGACTGCTTTGGGAATCAAAAGGAATGATAAGTCTTTGGGATATGTAGCTGAAAAGATCAACTCTGAAGAAATCCTGAGGACCCAGAACAACAACTGGGCACAGTCCCTGGAAGGAAAAGTGGCCGGACTGAAAATACAGACAGCCGGAGCCGGTCCGCTGGGAAGTGCGCTGATTAAGCTGCGTGGAGATATTTCCATGAATATGGACCAGAACAACGCCCTGATTGTCGTAGACGGAGTTCCGCTGAACGGAACCACTACCGGGACCGGTTTCTCTGCTTATGGAGCAGGCTCTAAGGCAGACTTGCCGATCGACTATGGAAATGGCCTTAATACCATCAACCCTGATGATATAGAATCCGTTACCGTACTGAAAGGTTCTACAGCTGCCGCATTATACGGATCCCGGGGAGCTGGCGGAGCTATCATGATCACTACGAAATCCGGGAAAACCAAAAAAGGAAAGATTCAGATTACATTGAATTCTTATTCAAGCTATGATACGGTACTGAAATGGCCGGACTATCAGTATGAATATGGCCAGGGAACCATGCAGAAAGATGCCTCCGGAAACTATTACTACTCATACGGCGCTTCAGCAGACGGTGTCAATACCGGTTCTACCAGCAGTGCATTCGGGCCAAAATTCGCCGGGCAATCTTACTTTCAATATGATCCTACCGTGGAAGGTCAGAGCCTTCAACGTCAGCTGTGGAGGCCGTATAAAGATAACATTAAAGGCTTCTGGCAGACCGGAACTACCTTTTCCAATAACGTTGCGCTGGAAAGTTCCAATGAAAATACTTCATTCAGAACTTCACTCACCTATCTGAAAAATGAATGGATGATGCCCAACACCGGATTCGACAGGCTAAATGCCGCGCTTTCCTTTGATCATAAGCTGAATGAAAAACTAAAAGTAGGGGTGAAATTCAACTACAGCAAAACATCCAGCGATAACCTTCCGGCTACGGGGTACAGCAACCAGTCCATCTCTTACTTCATGATTTTCCAGAACCCGAACGTAGACCTGGCCTGGTACTCGCCGATCTGGAAAAAAGATAAATACCAGATCGATCAGATCCACCCGTTCAGTTCCTATATCGATAATCCTTACCTCATCGCCTATGAAATGCTGAATGGCGTAGATAAGCACTTCATCACCGGCAATGTAAACCTTAATTATAAATTCACGAAGAACTTCGAGGTAATGCTGAGGTCAGGGCTTGAGCTGACAAACGAAGAACGTACCCAGAGAAGGCCGTGGAGCTCTGCAAACTATCTTCAGGGAATGTACCGGGAGCAACATATCAAACAGATGGATATGAACAATGACATCCTGTTTACCTATAAAAATAAGTTCAAAGATTTTGATTTCAGTGCTTCCGCAGGGGGAAACATCCGTTACCTTGAATATACCATGGGCGATTATATGGCAGACGGATTGCTGAGACCCGGAGTTTATACCCTTCCGAACGGAATTGCAAATATCAATAAAATTGCCGCTCCCGGAGACCGGCAGGTGAACAGTACTTACGGATTGGTTAACATCAGCTATAAAAACAGAGTATTCCTGGACTTAACTGCCAGAAACGACTGGAGCAGTACGCTTCCTAAGGAAAATAGGTCTTATTTCTATCCTTCGGCGGCAACATCCGTTATCCTTTCCGATATTTTCAATTTGGCATCCAACAACTTCAACTACTGGAAACTGAGGGCATCATGGTCCAGGGTAGGAAACGATACCAATCCTTATATGTTGGTGAAATACTACAACAACAGTAATTTCAACGGCTCTGTGGAATCTCCCTCCTTATATCCGAATCCGAATCTGAAACCGGAAATGCTCACGAATATGGAAGCAGGGATGGATTTCAGCCTTGTTAAAAACAGGATCAATTATAGCATCACGGCATACCAGAATAATAATAAAAACCAGATCATCAGGATTCCGGCCTTATGGGAAACAGGATACAGCAGCAGAGTGATCAATGCTGGGGAAATCAGGAACCGCGGACTTGAAATGACTTTGAACACCTATCCGGTTAAAAATAAAAATTTCTCGTGGAGCGTTAATGCCAACTGGTCCATGAACAGAAATAAGATCCTGTCGCTTCCAGAAGAGTTTCAGGGCGAGCCTTACATCATGGGAAGCGTAGGAGGTGTGGTGTACTATAATGCGGTAGTCGGCGGATCACTGGGCGATATGTACGGTTACGGGCTCATGTATTCGCCGGACGGGCAGGTAGTTTTTGGCAGCGACGGCCTTACTGCAAAGCCTACCAAAACGAAAAAGATCGGTAATGCATATCCGAAATGGAGAGCGGGTATCCAGAACGAATTCAGGTACAAAAACTTTACCTTGAGTTTTTCATTTGACGGACAGTACAAAGGTATTGGCTATTCACAGTCCCACCACAAGATGACCGAACAGGGTAAGCTTACCCATACGCTGATCGGAAGGGATAATCCTGGTGGCCTGATCGTGGGTGAAGGCGTTGTGCAGAATGCAGACGGATCTTATTCCCCGAATACCAAAGGGATTCCTGTGTCCACCTATTACGCGGATTACTACAGGAGAGCCAACGTTGAAACCAACTCTTTCGATACTTCTTTTGTGAAGCTGAGGGATGCACGGATTTCCTATTCTTTCCCCAAGAGCGTTACCGAACAGCTGAAAATCACAGACCTTACGCTGGCATTGTTCGGAAGAAACTTATGGATGTGGACGAAATTCCCTCTCTTCGATCCGGAAGTCGCCACGCTTAATGACAGCCAGATTACACCGGGAGTGGAAATTGGGCAGCTGCCAACAGCAAGAACGGTAGGTATTCAGTTAAATGTTAAATTCTAA
- a CDS encoding glycerophosphodiester phosphodiesterase, translating into MKNFILGITLLSTVLMNAQTQIIAHRGYWQTQPPTTENSLKSLQNAQQLKIYGSEFDVHMTKDGVLVINHDDHHGKMEISETDFKQLEEQNLSNGEKFPTLKSYLKQGKKDKALQLIIEIKPAKTKALEDELVRKTIEMVKDMKLENQSQFISFSLNICKEIKKIEPKFKVQYLNGELSPKQIKEEGLDGLDYHYSVFAKNPTWIAEANALGLITNAWTVNDPAIYQQLKSQGIKFVTTNIPDQLKNK; encoded by the coding sequence ATGAAGAATTTTATTTTAGGTATCACCCTGTTAAGTACAGTCCTAATGAACGCACAGACTCAGATTATTGCCCACAGAGGGTATTGGCAGACCCAGCCCCCTACAACGGAAAACTCATTGAAGTCACTGCAGAATGCACAGCAGTTAAAGATTTACGGCTCTGAATTCGATGTGCACATGACCAAAGACGGTGTGCTGGTAATAAACCATGATGATCATCACGGGAAAATGGAAATTTCAGAAACAGACTTCAAACAGCTTGAAGAACAGAACCTGTCCAATGGTGAAAAGTTTCCTACCTTAAAAAGCTACCTTAAACAAGGAAAGAAGGATAAAGCCTTGCAGCTGATCATTGAAATCAAACCTGCGAAGACTAAGGCACTGGAAGATGAACTGGTAAGAAAAACCATCGAAATGGTGAAGGATATGAAGCTGGAAAATCAGAGTCAGTTTATTTCATTCAGCCTGAATATCTGTAAGGAAATCAAGAAAATCGAACCGAAATTTAAAGTTCAGTATCTGAACGGTGAGCTTTCTCCTAAACAGATCAAAGAGGAAGGACTGGATGGTTTAGATTACCACTACAGCGTTTTTGCAAAAAATCCAACCTGGATTGCTGAGGCTAATGCGCTGGGACTGATTACCAATGCATGGACTGTTAATGACCCAGCAATTTACCAGCAGCTTAAAAGTCAGGGAATTAAATTTGTGACGACCAACATTCCTGATCAACTAAAGAATAAATAA